A stretch of the Papaver somniferum cultivar HN1 chromosome 6, ASM357369v1, whole genome shotgun sequence genome encodes the following:
- the LOC113288241 gene encoding stromal processing peptidase, chloroplastic-like isoform X1, giving the protein MASSSSLMATLPHLSYSSITTRGDSSSRRRSNLLLPRTSFSTRGSSGFTPRGQSISLRQSSFVGQKWLQEGGSGKLQSQRKNAWKQFNSFFSEPVSATSLQQKTTCISCFRDHHRHRRSAKSFPGRILQDKSNFHLSKLSSSKLSVNPAHVPYATPGPEEPHVASPTWTDAIVDKEGVDFMDPEAARAELEGFLGYQLPSHPKLHRGQLKNGLRYIILPNKVPGERFEAHMEVHVGSVDEEEDEQGMAHMIEHVAFLGSKKREKLLGTGARSNAYTDFHHTVFHIHAPTSTKDSDGDLLPFVLDALNEIAFHPQFLASRIEKEKLAILSELQMMNTIEYRVDCQLLQHLHSENKLSKRFPIGLEEQIKKWDSDKIRKFHERWYFPANATLYIVGDVDNISKIEYQIEAVFGRTGIENDTAPAPAPSAFGAMATFLVPKLPVGLAASLSNEKSSLSMDQSKALKKERHAVRPPVKHEWSLPGAGMDANPPEIFQHELLQNFSFSMFCKIPVSKVQTYGDLRNVLMKRIFLSALHFRINTRYKSSNPPFTSIELDHSDSGREGCTVTTLTVTAEPKNWDSAINVAVHEVRRLKEFGVTKGELARYLDALIKDSEHSAAMIDNIQSVGHLDSIMETDALGHTVTDQRQGHECLVAVAETVTLEEVNSIGAEVLEFISDFGKPTAPLPAAIVACVPKKIHIDGIGEAEFKILPTEITTAIKQGLETPIEAELELEVPKELVSSSQLQELRLQRAPSFVPLSEGVNTTKLYDEETGITQCRLSNGISVNYKITEHESKAGVMRLIVGGGRAQEDSNLKGAVIVGVRTLSEGGRVGNFSREQVELFCVNHLINCSLESSEEFICMEFRFTRRDGGMRAAFQLLHMVLEHSVWLEDAFDRARQLYFSYYRSIPKSLERSTAHKIMLAMLNGDERFVEPTPQSLQKLTLQTVKDAVMSQFFGDNMEVSIVGDFTEDDIESCILDYLGTVGVTRGEGVVDGFNPIMFRRSPSDLMFQQVFLKDTDERACAYIAGPAPNRWGLTVDGQDLFQSIHNSTPVEIAPSHPEEFLSLEKKEVANGLPSKLQSHPLFFGITLGLLAEIINSRLFTTVRDSLGLTYDVSFELNLFDRLNLGWYVISVTSTPGKIYKAVDACKNVLRGLQSSKIAPRELDRAKRTLLMRHEAETKENAYWLGLLAHLQASSVPRKDISCIKDLPSLYEAATIEDIYQAYDQLKIDEDSLFSCIGVAGPQLGKDVSELLGEEESDIGHPGVLPSGRGRSMVTRPTT; this is encoded by the exons ATGGCATCATCGTCATCACTAATGGCGACTCTCCCTCACTTATCTTATTCTTCCATTACAACTAGAGGTGATTCTTCTTCAAGAAGACGCTcgaatcttcttcttcctcgtacTTCTTTCAGTACCAGAGGGTCTTCTGGTTTCACTCCACGGGGGCAATCCATATCTCTCCGTCAAAG TAGTTTTGTTGGCCAGAAGTGGCTGCAGGAAGGTGGAAGTGGAAAGTTACAATCTCAAAGGAAAAATGCATGGAAGCAATTTAATTCCTTTTTCAGTGAACCAGTCAGTGCAACAAGCTTACAGCAAAAAACAACGTGCATTTCTTGTTTTCGGGACCATCATAGGCATAGGCGCAGTGCTAAATCATTCCCAGGGAGAATCTTACAAGACAAGTCGAATTTCCATTTATCAAAGTTATCATCAAGCAAACTATCA GTTAATCCAGCTCATGTACCATATGCAACCCCGGGTCCAGAAGAGCCACATGTTGCCAGCCCAACTTGGACAGATGCCATTGTAGATAAAGAAGGGGTGGATTTCATGGATCCTGAAGCAGCAAGAGCAGAGTTAGAGGGTTTTTTGGGATACCAGCTTCCATCTCACCCTAAGTTGCACCGGGGGCAACTGAAAAATGGACTTCGCTATATTATTTTGCCAAACAAGGTTCCAGGAGAAAG aTTTGAAGCACACATGGAGGTCCATGTTGGATCCgtagatgaggaagaagatgagcaaGGAATGGCTCATATGATTGAACATGTGGCTTTCCTGGGAAGCAAGAAGCGTGAGAAGCTACTTGGGACAGGAGCACGCTCAAATGCTTACACAGATTTCCATCATACGGTGTTCCATATTCATGCTCCTACTAGTACAAAG GACTCCGACGGGGATCTACTTCCATTTGTACTGGATGCTCTAAATGAG ATAGCTTTCCACCCTCAATTTCTTGCTAGTCGGATTGAGAAAGAGAAATTGGCAATCCTTTCAGAACTGCAGATGATGAACACCATAGAGTACCGTGTTGATTGTCAG TTGCTTCAGCATTTGCATTCAGAAAATAAATTGAGTAAAAGATTTCCAATTGGATTAGAGGAACAAATTAAGAAGTGGGATTCAGATAAAATTAGGAAATTTCACGAGCGCTGGTACTTCCCTGCAAATGCCACCTTGTATATAGTTGGGGATGTTGATAACATTTCCAAGATAGAATATCAGATTGAG GCTGTTTTCGGACGAACAGGTATAGAAAATGACACAGCCCCAGCTCCAGCTCCTAGTGCTTTCGGCGCTATGGCGacctttcttgttccaaaacttcCAGTGGGGCTGGCGGCAAGCTTATCAAATGAAAAGTCATCTCTTTCCATGGATCAGTCAAAAGCTTTGAAGAAGGAGAGGCATGCTGTTCGTCCTCCAGTCAAGCATGAATGGTCTCTTCCTGGTGCTGGCATGGATGCTAATCCACCGGAGATTTTCCAACACGAGTTGCTGCAGAACTTCTCTTTCAGTATGTTCTGCAAG ATTCCTGTGAGCAAGGTTCAAACATATGGAGATTTGCGAAATGTTCTGATGAAGAGAATATTCCTCTCAGCTTTGCATTTCCGGATTAACACCAGATACAAG AGTTCAAATCCTCCTTTCACATCAATTGAATTGGATCACAGTGATTCTGGAAGAGAAGGTTGTACTGTTACTACTCTCACTGTAACTGCAGAACCTAAGAACTGGGACAGTGCGATTAATGTTGCAGTCCACGAG GTTCGACGACTTAAAGAGTTTGGAGTGACGAAAGGTGAACTGGCTCGTTACTTGGATGCACTAATAAAAGATAGTGAACATTCAGCAGCAATGATTGATAATATCCAGTCAGTAGGTCACCTAGATTCTATCATGGAGACTGATGCTCTTGGCCATACCGTTACAGACCAAAGACAGGGACATGAATGTTTGGTGGCTGTTGCTGAAACTGTTACACTTGAAGAA GTTAACTCAATTGGTGCTGAGGTGCTGGAGTTTATATCTGACTTCGGAAAGCCTACTGCACCGCTTCCTGCAGCAATTGTTGCATGTGTTCCTAAAAAAATTCATATTGATGGGATTGGTGAAGCAGAATTTAAAATTCTACCTACAGAAATTACAACTGCTATTAAACAAGGTTTGGAGACACCCATTGAAGCTGAACTAGAG CTTGAGGTGCCCAAAGAATTGGTATCATCATCACAATTGCAGGAACTAAGGTTACAACGTGCGCCATCCTTCGTCCCATTAAGTGAAGGAGTTAATACCACTAAATTGTATGATGAAGAAACAGGCATTACACAATGCCGCCTTTCAAATGGGATTTCTGTTAATTACAAG ATTACAGAGCATGAGTCTAAGGCTGGTGTCATGCGGCTGATAGTTGGTGGTGGAAGAGCGCAAGAAGATTCTAATTTAAAAGGAGCTGTTATTGTGGGGGTTCGAACTCTTAGCGAAGGAGGTCGTGTTGGAAACTTTTCGAGGGAGCAG GTTGAGCTGTTCTGTGTGAACCACCTAATAAATTGCTCGTTGGAGTCCTCAGAGGAgtttatttgcatggaatttcgaTTCACACGTAGAGATGGTGGAATGCGTGCGGCATTCCAATTACTTCATATGGTGCTTGAG CATAGTGTCTGGTTGGAGGATGCATTTGATAGAGCAAGACAGCTATATTTTTCATATTATAGATCCATTCCTAAAAGCTTAGAGAGATCAACTGCTCACAAGATTATGTTAGCAATGTTGAACGGAGATGAACGTTTTGTTGAGCCGACACCCCAATCGTTACAAAAGCTGACTCTGCAGACAGTCAAAGATGCAGTCATGAGTCAATTCTTTGGGGATAATATGGAG GTAAGTATTGTTGGAGATTTCACCGAGGATGATATCGAGTCTTGTATTCTTGACTACCTGGGGACTGTCGGAGTAACGAGAGGGGAGGGGGTAGTGGATGGCTTCAACCCTATCATGTTTCGACGTTCTCCATCTGATCTGATGTTTCAACAA GTATTCTTGAAAGACACTGATGAGAGAGCATGCGCGTATATTGCTGGCCCTGCACCGAACCGCTGGGGACTTACTGTTGACGGACAAGATCTTTTCCAGTCTATTCATAATAGCACACCAGTAGAGA TTGCACCGTCACATCCCGAGGAATTCCTCTCTCTGGAGAAGAAGGAAGTTGCTAATGGCCTTCCATCGAAACTTCAGAGTCACCCGCTATTCTTTGGTATCACGCTGGGGCTTTTGgcagagataataaattctag GTTATTTACGACGGTGAGGGATTCTTTGGGGTTGACATACGATGTTTCGTTTGAGTTAAACCTGTTTGATAGGCTGAATCTCGGGTGGTATGTGATTTCAGTGACGTCAACTCCTGGCAAG ATATACAAAGCTGTTGATGCATGTAAGAATGTTCTTAGAGGTTTGCAGAGCAGCAAGATTGCCCCAAGGGAGCTGGACAGG GCGAAGCGGACACTTCTGATGAGACATGAAGCTGAAACCAAGGAAAACGCTTATTGGCTGGGATTGTTAGCTCACTTGCAGGCATCTTCTGTTCCAAGAAAG GACATTTCATGCATTAAAGACCTGCCTTCGCTGTATGAGGCCGCTACTATTGAGGATATATACCAAGCATATGATCAGTTGAAGATAGATGAGGATTCATTGTTTTCGTGCATTGGGGTTGCTGGGCCTCAGTTAGGCAAAGATGTCTCTG AGCTGTTAGGGGAGGAGGAATCAGATATTGGACATCCAGGCGTTCTTCCTAGTGGACGTGGCCGATCAATGGTAACACGGCCAACAACATGA
- the LOC113288241 gene encoding stromal processing peptidase, chloroplastic-like isoform X4, with protein sequence MASSSSLMATLPHLSYSSITTRGDSSSRRRSNLLLPRTSFSTRGSSGFTPRGQSISLRQSSFVGQKWLQEGGSGKLQSQRKNAWKQFNSFFSEPVSATSLQQKTTCISCFRDHHRHRRSAKSFPGRILQDKSNFHLSKLSSSKLSVNPAHVPYATPGPEEPHVASPTWTDAIVDKEGVDFMDPEAARAELEGFLGYQLPSHPKLHRGQLKNGLRYIILPNKVPGERFEAHMEVHVGSVDEEEDEQGMAHMIEHVAFLGSKKREKLLGTGARSNAYTDFHHTVFHIHAPTSTKDSDGDLLPFVLDALNEIAFHPQFLASRIEKEKLAILSELQMMNTIEYRVDCQLLQHLHSENKLSKRFPIGLEEQIKKWDSDKIRKFHERWYFPANATLYIVGDVDNISKIEYQIEAVFGRTGIENDTAPAPAPSAFGAMATFLVPKLPVGLAASLSNEKSSLSMDQSKALKKERHAVRPPVKHEWSLPGAGMDANPPEIFQHELLQNFSFSMFCKIPVSKVQTYGDLRNVLMKRIFLSALHFRINTRYKSSNPPFTSIELDHSDSGREGCTVTTLTVTAEPKNWDSAINVAVHEVRRLKEFGVTKGELARYLDALIKDSEHSAAMIDNIQSVGHLDSIMETDALGHTVTDQRQGHECLVAVAETVTLEEVNSIGAEVLEFISDFGKPTAPLPAAIVACVPKKIHIDGIGEAEFKILPTEITTAIKQGLETPIEAELELEVPKELVSSSQLQELRLQRAPSFVPLSEGVNTTKLYDEETGITQCRLSNGISVNYKITEHESKAGVMRLIVGGGRAQEDSNLKGAVIVGVRTLSEGGRVGNFSREQVELFCVNHLINCSLESSEEFICMEFRFTRRDGGMRAAFQLLHMVLEHSVWLEDAFDRARQLYFSYYRSIPKSLERSTAHKIMLAMLNGDERFVEPTPQSLQKLTLQTVKDAVMSQFFGDNMEVSIVGDFTEDDIESCILDYLGTVGVTRGEGVVDGFNPIMFRRSPSDLMFQQVFLKDTDERACAYIAGPAPNRWGLTVDGQDLFQSIHNSTPVEIAPSHPEEFLSLEKKEVANGLPSKLQSHPLFFGITLGLLAEIINSSVGTQSC encoded by the exons ATGGCATCATCGTCATCACTAATGGCGACTCTCCCTCACTTATCTTATTCTTCCATTACAACTAGAGGTGATTCTTCTTCAAGAAGACGCTcgaatcttcttcttcctcgtacTTCTTTCAGTACCAGAGGGTCTTCTGGTTTCACTCCACGGGGGCAATCCATATCTCTCCGTCAAAG TAGTTTTGTTGGCCAGAAGTGGCTGCAGGAAGGTGGAAGTGGAAAGTTACAATCTCAAAGGAAAAATGCATGGAAGCAATTTAATTCCTTTTTCAGTGAACCAGTCAGTGCAACAAGCTTACAGCAAAAAACAACGTGCATTTCTTGTTTTCGGGACCATCATAGGCATAGGCGCAGTGCTAAATCATTCCCAGGGAGAATCTTACAAGACAAGTCGAATTTCCATTTATCAAAGTTATCATCAAGCAAACTATCA GTTAATCCAGCTCATGTACCATATGCAACCCCGGGTCCAGAAGAGCCACATGTTGCCAGCCCAACTTGGACAGATGCCATTGTAGATAAAGAAGGGGTGGATTTCATGGATCCTGAAGCAGCAAGAGCAGAGTTAGAGGGTTTTTTGGGATACCAGCTTCCATCTCACCCTAAGTTGCACCGGGGGCAACTGAAAAATGGACTTCGCTATATTATTTTGCCAAACAAGGTTCCAGGAGAAAG aTTTGAAGCACACATGGAGGTCCATGTTGGATCCgtagatgaggaagaagatgagcaaGGAATGGCTCATATGATTGAACATGTGGCTTTCCTGGGAAGCAAGAAGCGTGAGAAGCTACTTGGGACAGGAGCACGCTCAAATGCTTACACAGATTTCCATCATACGGTGTTCCATATTCATGCTCCTACTAGTACAAAG GACTCCGACGGGGATCTACTTCCATTTGTACTGGATGCTCTAAATGAG ATAGCTTTCCACCCTCAATTTCTTGCTAGTCGGATTGAGAAAGAGAAATTGGCAATCCTTTCAGAACTGCAGATGATGAACACCATAGAGTACCGTGTTGATTGTCAG TTGCTTCAGCATTTGCATTCAGAAAATAAATTGAGTAAAAGATTTCCAATTGGATTAGAGGAACAAATTAAGAAGTGGGATTCAGATAAAATTAGGAAATTTCACGAGCGCTGGTACTTCCCTGCAAATGCCACCTTGTATATAGTTGGGGATGTTGATAACATTTCCAAGATAGAATATCAGATTGAG GCTGTTTTCGGACGAACAGGTATAGAAAATGACACAGCCCCAGCTCCAGCTCCTAGTGCTTTCGGCGCTATGGCGacctttcttgttccaaaacttcCAGTGGGGCTGGCGGCAAGCTTATCAAATGAAAAGTCATCTCTTTCCATGGATCAGTCAAAAGCTTTGAAGAAGGAGAGGCATGCTGTTCGTCCTCCAGTCAAGCATGAATGGTCTCTTCCTGGTGCTGGCATGGATGCTAATCCACCGGAGATTTTCCAACACGAGTTGCTGCAGAACTTCTCTTTCAGTATGTTCTGCAAG ATTCCTGTGAGCAAGGTTCAAACATATGGAGATTTGCGAAATGTTCTGATGAAGAGAATATTCCTCTCAGCTTTGCATTTCCGGATTAACACCAGATACAAG AGTTCAAATCCTCCTTTCACATCAATTGAATTGGATCACAGTGATTCTGGAAGAGAAGGTTGTACTGTTACTACTCTCACTGTAACTGCAGAACCTAAGAACTGGGACAGTGCGATTAATGTTGCAGTCCACGAG GTTCGACGACTTAAAGAGTTTGGAGTGACGAAAGGTGAACTGGCTCGTTACTTGGATGCACTAATAAAAGATAGTGAACATTCAGCAGCAATGATTGATAATATCCAGTCAGTAGGTCACCTAGATTCTATCATGGAGACTGATGCTCTTGGCCATACCGTTACAGACCAAAGACAGGGACATGAATGTTTGGTGGCTGTTGCTGAAACTGTTACACTTGAAGAA GTTAACTCAATTGGTGCTGAGGTGCTGGAGTTTATATCTGACTTCGGAAAGCCTACTGCACCGCTTCCTGCAGCAATTGTTGCATGTGTTCCTAAAAAAATTCATATTGATGGGATTGGTGAAGCAGAATTTAAAATTCTACCTACAGAAATTACAACTGCTATTAAACAAGGTTTGGAGACACCCATTGAAGCTGAACTAGAG CTTGAGGTGCCCAAAGAATTGGTATCATCATCACAATTGCAGGAACTAAGGTTACAACGTGCGCCATCCTTCGTCCCATTAAGTGAAGGAGTTAATACCACTAAATTGTATGATGAAGAAACAGGCATTACACAATGCCGCCTTTCAAATGGGATTTCTGTTAATTACAAG ATTACAGAGCATGAGTCTAAGGCTGGTGTCATGCGGCTGATAGTTGGTGGTGGAAGAGCGCAAGAAGATTCTAATTTAAAAGGAGCTGTTATTGTGGGGGTTCGAACTCTTAGCGAAGGAGGTCGTGTTGGAAACTTTTCGAGGGAGCAG GTTGAGCTGTTCTGTGTGAACCACCTAATAAATTGCTCGTTGGAGTCCTCAGAGGAgtttatttgcatggaatttcgaTTCACACGTAGAGATGGTGGAATGCGTGCGGCATTCCAATTACTTCATATGGTGCTTGAG CATAGTGTCTGGTTGGAGGATGCATTTGATAGAGCAAGACAGCTATATTTTTCATATTATAGATCCATTCCTAAAAGCTTAGAGAGATCAACTGCTCACAAGATTATGTTAGCAATGTTGAACGGAGATGAACGTTTTGTTGAGCCGACACCCCAATCGTTACAAAAGCTGACTCTGCAGACAGTCAAAGATGCAGTCATGAGTCAATTCTTTGGGGATAATATGGAG GTAAGTATTGTTGGAGATTTCACCGAGGATGATATCGAGTCTTGTATTCTTGACTACCTGGGGACTGTCGGAGTAACGAGAGGGGAGGGGGTAGTGGATGGCTTCAACCCTATCATGTTTCGACGTTCTCCATCTGATCTGATGTTTCAACAA GTATTCTTGAAAGACACTGATGAGAGAGCATGCGCGTATATTGCTGGCCCTGCACCGAACCGCTGGGGACTTACTGTTGACGGACAAGATCTTTTCCAGTCTATTCATAATAGCACACCAGTAGAGA TTGCACCGTCACATCCCGAGGAATTCCTCTCTCTGGAGAAGAAGGAAGTTGCTAATGGCCTTCCATCGAAACTTCAGAGTCACCCGCTATTCTTTGGTATCACGCTGGGGCTTTTGgcagagataataaattctag TGTTGGAACACAATCATGCTAA
- the LOC113288241 gene encoding stromal processing peptidase, chloroplastic-like isoform X2 yields MASSSSLMATLPHLSYSSITTRGDSSSRRRSNLLLPRTSFSTRGSSGFTPRGQSISLRQSFVGQKWLQEGGSGKLQSQRKNAWKQFNSFFSEPVSATSLQQKTTCISCFRDHHRHRRSAKSFPGRILQDKSNFHLSKLSSSKLSVNPAHVPYATPGPEEPHVASPTWTDAIVDKEGVDFMDPEAARAELEGFLGYQLPSHPKLHRGQLKNGLRYIILPNKVPGERFEAHMEVHVGSVDEEEDEQGMAHMIEHVAFLGSKKREKLLGTGARSNAYTDFHHTVFHIHAPTSTKDSDGDLLPFVLDALNEIAFHPQFLASRIEKEKLAILSELQMMNTIEYRVDCQLLQHLHSENKLSKRFPIGLEEQIKKWDSDKIRKFHERWYFPANATLYIVGDVDNISKIEYQIEAVFGRTGIENDTAPAPAPSAFGAMATFLVPKLPVGLAASLSNEKSSLSMDQSKALKKERHAVRPPVKHEWSLPGAGMDANPPEIFQHELLQNFSFSMFCKIPVSKVQTYGDLRNVLMKRIFLSALHFRINTRYKSSNPPFTSIELDHSDSGREGCTVTTLTVTAEPKNWDSAINVAVHEVRRLKEFGVTKGELARYLDALIKDSEHSAAMIDNIQSVGHLDSIMETDALGHTVTDQRQGHECLVAVAETVTLEEVNSIGAEVLEFISDFGKPTAPLPAAIVACVPKKIHIDGIGEAEFKILPTEITTAIKQGLETPIEAELELEVPKELVSSSQLQELRLQRAPSFVPLSEGVNTTKLYDEETGITQCRLSNGISVNYKITEHESKAGVMRLIVGGGRAQEDSNLKGAVIVGVRTLSEGGRVGNFSREQVELFCVNHLINCSLESSEEFICMEFRFTRRDGGMRAAFQLLHMVLEHSVWLEDAFDRARQLYFSYYRSIPKSLERSTAHKIMLAMLNGDERFVEPTPQSLQKLTLQTVKDAVMSQFFGDNMEVSIVGDFTEDDIESCILDYLGTVGVTRGEGVVDGFNPIMFRRSPSDLMFQQVFLKDTDERACAYIAGPAPNRWGLTVDGQDLFQSIHNSTPVEIAPSHPEEFLSLEKKEVANGLPSKLQSHPLFFGITLGLLAEIINSRLFTTVRDSLGLTYDVSFELNLFDRLNLGWYVISVTSTPGKIYKAVDACKNVLRGLQSSKIAPRELDRAKRTLLMRHEAETKENAYWLGLLAHLQASSVPRKDISCIKDLPSLYEAATIEDIYQAYDQLKIDEDSLFSCIGVAGPQLGKDVSELLGEEESDIGHPGVLPSGRGRSMVTRPTT; encoded by the exons ATGGCATCATCGTCATCACTAATGGCGACTCTCCCTCACTTATCTTATTCTTCCATTACAACTAGAGGTGATTCTTCTTCAAGAAGACGCTcgaatcttcttcttcctcgtacTTCTTTCAGTACCAGAGGGTCTTCTGGTTTCACTCCACGGGGGCAATCCATATCTCTCCGTCAAAG TTTTGTTGGCCAGAAGTGGCTGCAGGAAGGTGGAAGTGGAAAGTTACAATCTCAAAGGAAAAATGCATGGAAGCAATTTAATTCCTTTTTCAGTGAACCAGTCAGTGCAACAAGCTTACAGCAAAAAACAACGTGCATTTCTTGTTTTCGGGACCATCATAGGCATAGGCGCAGTGCTAAATCATTCCCAGGGAGAATCTTACAAGACAAGTCGAATTTCCATTTATCAAAGTTATCATCAAGCAAACTATCA GTTAATCCAGCTCATGTACCATATGCAACCCCGGGTCCAGAAGAGCCACATGTTGCCAGCCCAACTTGGACAGATGCCATTGTAGATAAAGAAGGGGTGGATTTCATGGATCCTGAAGCAGCAAGAGCAGAGTTAGAGGGTTTTTTGGGATACCAGCTTCCATCTCACCCTAAGTTGCACCGGGGGCAACTGAAAAATGGACTTCGCTATATTATTTTGCCAAACAAGGTTCCAGGAGAAAG aTTTGAAGCACACATGGAGGTCCATGTTGGATCCgtagatgaggaagaagatgagcaaGGAATGGCTCATATGATTGAACATGTGGCTTTCCTGGGAAGCAAGAAGCGTGAGAAGCTACTTGGGACAGGAGCACGCTCAAATGCTTACACAGATTTCCATCATACGGTGTTCCATATTCATGCTCCTACTAGTACAAAG GACTCCGACGGGGATCTACTTCCATTTGTACTGGATGCTCTAAATGAG ATAGCTTTCCACCCTCAATTTCTTGCTAGTCGGATTGAGAAAGAGAAATTGGCAATCCTTTCAGAACTGCAGATGATGAACACCATAGAGTACCGTGTTGATTGTCAG TTGCTTCAGCATTTGCATTCAGAAAATAAATTGAGTAAAAGATTTCCAATTGGATTAGAGGAACAAATTAAGAAGTGGGATTCAGATAAAATTAGGAAATTTCACGAGCGCTGGTACTTCCCTGCAAATGCCACCTTGTATATAGTTGGGGATGTTGATAACATTTCCAAGATAGAATATCAGATTGAG GCTGTTTTCGGACGAACAGGTATAGAAAATGACACAGCCCCAGCTCCAGCTCCTAGTGCTTTCGGCGCTATGGCGacctttcttgttccaaaacttcCAGTGGGGCTGGCGGCAAGCTTATCAAATGAAAAGTCATCTCTTTCCATGGATCAGTCAAAAGCTTTGAAGAAGGAGAGGCATGCTGTTCGTCCTCCAGTCAAGCATGAATGGTCTCTTCCTGGTGCTGGCATGGATGCTAATCCACCGGAGATTTTCCAACACGAGTTGCTGCAGAACTTCTCTTTCAGTATGTTCTGCAAG ATTCCTGTGAGCAAGGTTCAAACATATGGAGATTTGCGAAATGTTCTGATGAAGAGAATATTCCTCTCAGCTTTGCATTTCCGGATTAACACCAGATACAAG AGTTCAAATCCTCCTTTCACATCAATTGAATTGGATCACAGTGATTCTGGAAGAGAAGGTTGTACTGTTACTACTCTCACTGTAACTGCAGAACCTAAGAACTGGGACAGTGCGATTAATGTTGCAGTCCACGAG GTTCGACGACTTAAAGAGTTTGGAGTGACGAAAGGTGAACTGGCTCGTTACTTGGATGCACTAATAAAAGATAGTGAACATTCAGCAGCAATGATTGATAATATCCAGTCAGTAGGTCACCTAGATTCTATCATGGAGACTGATGCTCTTGGCCATACCGTTACAGACCAAAGACAGGGACATGAATGTTTGGTGGCTGTTGCTGAAACTGTTACACTTGAAGAA GTTAACTCAATTGGTGCTGAGGTGCTGGAGTTTATATCTGACTTCGGAAAGCCTACTGCACCGCTTCCTGCAGCAATTGTTGCATGTGTTCCTAAAAAAATTCATATTGATGGGATTGGTGAAGCAGAATTTAAAATTCTACCTACAGAAATTACAACTGCTATTAAACAAGGTTTGGAGACACCCATTGAAGCTGAACTAGAG CTTGAGGTGCCCAAAGAATTGGTATCATCATCACAATTGCAGGAACTAAGGTTACAACGTGCGCCATCCTTCGTCCCATTAAGTGAAGGAGTTAATACCACTAAATTGTATGATGAAGAAACAGGCATTACACAATGCCGCCTTTCAAATGGGATTTCTGTTAATTACAAG ATTACAGAGCATGAGTCTAAGGCTGGTGTCATGCGGCTGATAGTTGGTGGTGGAAGAGCGCAAGAAGATTCTAATTTAAAAGGAGCTGTTATTGTGGGGGTTCGAACTCTTAGCGAAGGAGGTCGTGTTGGAAACTTTTCGAGGGAGCAG GTTGAGCTGTTCTGTGTGAACCACCTAATAAATTGCTCGTTGGAGTCCTCAGAGGAgtttatttgcatggaatttcgaTTCACACGTAGAGATGGTGGAATGCGTGCGGCATTCCAATTACTTCATATGGTGCTTGAG CATAGTGTCTGGTTGGAGGATGCATTTGATAGAGCAAGACAGCTATATTTTTCATATTATAGATCCATTCCTAAAAGCTTAGAGAGATCAACTGCTCACAAGATTATGTTAGCAATGTTGAACGGAGATGAACGTTTTGTTGAGCCGACACCCCAATCGTTACAAAAGCTGACTCTGCAGACAGTCAAAGATGCAGTCATGAGTCAATTCTTTGGGGATAATATGGAG GTAAGTATTGTTGGAGATTTCACCGAGGATGATATCGAGTCTTGTATTCTTGACTACCTGGGGACTGTCGGAGTAACGAGAGGGGAGGGGGTAGTGGATGGCTTCAACCCTATCATGTTTCGACGTTCTCCATCTGATCTGATGTTTCAACAA GTATTCTTGAAAGACACTGATGAGAGAGCATGCGCGTATATTGCTGGCCCTGCACCGAACCGCTGGGGACTTACTGTTGACGGACAAGATCTTTTCCAGTCTATTCATAATAGCACACCAGTAGAGA TTGCACCGTCACATCCCGAGGAATTCCTCTCTCTGGAGAAGAAGGAAGTTGCTAATGGCCTTCCATCGAAACTTCAGAGTCACCCGCTATTCTTTGGTATCACGCTGGGGCTTTTGgcagagataataaattctag GTTATTTACGACGGTGAGGGATTCTTTGGGGTTGACATACGATGTTTCGTTTGAGTTAAACCTGTTTGATAGGCTGAATCTCGGGTGGTATGTGATTTCAGTGACGTCAACTCCTGGCAAG ATATACAAAGCTGTTGATGCATGTAAGAATGTTCTTAGAGGTTTGCAGAGCAGCAAGATTGCCCCAAGGGAGCTGGACAGG GCGAAGCGGACACTTCTGATGAGACATGAAGCTGAAACCAAGGAAAACGCTTATTGGCTGGGATTGTTAGCTCACTTGCAGGCATCTTCTGTTCCAAGAAAG GACATTTCATGCATTAAAGACCTGCCTTCGCTGTATGAGGCCGCTACTATTGAGGATATATACCAAGCATATGATCAGTTGAAGATAGATGAGGATTCATTGTTTTCGTGCATTGGGGTTGCTGGGCCTCAGTTAGGCAAAGATGTCTCTG AGCTGTTAGGGGAGGAGGAATCAGATATTGGACATCCAGGCGTTCTTCCTAGTGGACGTGGCCGATCAATGGTAACACGGCCAACAACATGA